The Gambusia affinis linkage group LG05, SWU_Gaff_1.0, whole genome shotgun sequence region ttgctttatgttgCACGCCGACACGCACACCTCAGGGCCCAGGCGTCTGTCAGCAGAGCCTGGCGCTGGCTCATGTTGCAGCGGGATCCGATCATAACAATAACGCAGAAGAAATCTCCTGCTACTCCttgcagggagaaaaaaaaaaacaggggtGCCAACTGCAGACTGTACAAATTGATGCCTTTTCCCCACCCCCTTTctatccccccccccccttttttttcctattttgcaccccccatctctctctcttccccctCTTTCTTCAAGACGACTTGCACTTTTTTGTACCCCCTCTCCAGTCTTACAGTCAAAATATTTAgcgagagagagtgagagagagagagagagagagagagagagagagagagagagatgcacGTCGGGTGAGGGAAAGGGAGAGTGGTGAGGGCGTGATTTGCATAAGGAGAGAAGGGGGGAgacatgaggaggaggagagaggaggagggaggtaGAGAGGCGCAGAGAGAGGGCCAAAACTCTGAAGAGGGAGGGGATCAAGAGGGAGGGTCTCCTTAGACTAGTCCCTCCAGAGTCACCTTTAATACATGGAGAGCTTGAATAACTCGCCGCAGTAAACCTCAAcgagcaaaaacaacaacaacaaaaccataaatgtCTGGTTTTAGTAGGTAAATGTGTGCGCTTCCTAGATTTTTCTATACTATGTCTAAACAAAGGAGCCTCGGACTCGTTTGGAAACAGTTGAATGTGTCTGTCTGGGAGAGGGTTGCAGCGGTGTGTCCAGTCAAGCGGCTCTGcagacctcctcctcctccccgcTCCTGTCGTTCACTCCTTCTCCTCTCCCCTTCGCACAGCCCCCTGTCCCGTCTCCTATTGTGTGGTTACCGTGGCAACCCGTCCGGAGACTGTGCGTGGTGCGCCTGCGTGGCTCCAGCcttccttcatcatcatcaacgCCACCAGCAGCAAGCAGCCCGAGGAGGAGCGGCAGCGGCAACAAGCGGCTTCGGCTGGAGCAGCGCCGCTCTGCTGGCGCGCCCTCTGATGGCGGGTGCCGGAATTGACACTAGATCGGATACATTTGGTTTGGAAACAGGATAAAAGTAGCAAAATACTCTGGTTAGGTGTTACCAAAGTTGGTTAGAAATGCCCCAAAACGTGTACTCAAGCAACacttttttacttgagtaaatatTGTAGTAAACTTGAAATGAGACTTTTCAGTCTGagataggagtttgttttaagacgttttttaatattgataaaaaactacaagttccactggcaaattattccacttatagcaagacattttcccatgctataagtgaaataatctgccagtggaactagtactttttcatcaatattaagcaattattGCCTTAtaacaagctcctttatctgACTGAAAGTTACCCGTTATTTCTGTCCTCTTCAAGAACACAAacatatttgcaccagaaactaaaccaaaatactCTATATTTGAACTTCTGTCAGCACATTCTTCATTACGTCACTTGTCATTTCTAGTGCAGTATAACTTATTGTATTTaagcttcagtcagaggctgGTTCAGATCTGGAGTAACACAGACCACCACAGGATCCCTGCCCACAGCTTTCTGTATATTCaacaaatctttaaagaaatttagaTAACATGagttaaagtaacatttaacCCCCCTCTGGGATtaagaaagtattttaaaaatgaattgaatcattttaaaaaacaacattaaagacAATGTcataactttattgttttttgacaAAGTACAAGTAAGTTGTTGCACTGAAACAGGAATTAGACAAAACAACATGGACTAACACCTTTCAGGAATGGATGAAAAGCATATAATAcgaggaaaaaaataagatactAACAAGACCACCAATAGACTTAACTTGTTGAGGCATTGGATCAACACTGCCACAATgagttttctatttatttaaagacGTATTTATGAGTTATTTGGTGTGTTTGGGGCACCACTGAAACAAGTGagtacataaaaacatttggtttctcGTGCTGCTGATGGCTCTGGCACTCAAAGGACGCTGGGGTTGCGGAAATTGTGACCAGCGAAGCGGGCCTGGTCCCCTAACTCCTCCTCAATCCTGAGAGGAAGACATAAAACACAGAGGGCAGCAAGCAGAGGGATGgatgggaaagaaaagaaatacataaattacAGGCTCTTAAATGACATTTAAGAAGGATGAGATGAAATAGAAACTCACCTCATGAGCTGGTTGTATTTAGCCAGACGCTCCGACCGACATGGAGCACCAGTCTTgatctgacagaaaatattaaacatttacaggCTTGCCTTTTTTATCATTAaggcaatttaaaatgtttgcttatttttcttaagGCTATCAAGTAGCATCTACTGAATGAATAAGTCCAAACTGGAGGTTTCCAGTTTTACCTCATGCTCATGATTTCACCAGGTGCTTTTTCTCTTACGCTAATATTGCTGTTTGAGATTATGCCAAACTTATGTGTTTGGAAGTAAAACAGACGAAGGGAAAAATAATCCACTGGGTTGAGCGCGTTACCTGTCCGGTGCAGAGACCAACCACCAGGTCAGCTATGAAGGTGTCCTCTGTCTCACCAGAGCGGTGGCTCACCATCACCCCCCAACCATTCTCCTGAGCCAGTTTGCACCTGAGGAGCAGCCATAAGTGTCATACGCATGCAGCTGGGTGCACTGCAGGCACACATACATGAGATTTTGCATGAATGAAAACAGGGCAGCGACGCACGCTTTGATGGCCTCAGTCACAGAGCCAATCTGGTTGACTTTCAGCAGCAGACAGTTGCAGGCTTTTTCCTCCACAGCTCGCTGTATCCTGCGGGGGTTTGTCACAGTCAGATCATCTCCAACAACCTGCAGAGAAAAGTCCCAGAAAATATGaagagatgttttgtttttcagcagaacTGGAGTTGACGACTACGTTGTCACTTTGGAAACATATAAAGCAGTTACCTCTTTCACAAAGTCTCAGGGAGCTGCTGTTTATGTTGTGTTTATGCACTTTTTCTTTGGTTAGTTGGTAGTAAATAGAGTGCAGTATCTTAGTTTTATTACTTAAATTATAACTAATGGAGCAAGTTAGACTCTAATTGGCTGAATTTTCTCCCACAAGTTCTGTCCATCTGAGTTGTTgactattttttaaagtttgtgtttttaaaattgtgtatGGTATCTGGTTTGTGggacttttaaaatattgttgctgtattttctatggaaaacatttttttaattactatttgttcttatttattgttttgtgatgttttaaagttattaatttCACCAGGGGATGGTGAGTACATATGATTAATTGACAATAAAGTAGACTTTGACTATTTTTAGGCTTTGACTGGTTCATTCCAACATGTTCAACCAAACTGTTGTACTTTACAATTTAATGTTACATATTCTATATGCCAGAATGACTTTTTGGGGGgaatttttaaatgtgctttaaattcataattttacaTACCTTCACAAAGTGACAGTCCCATCTTACCTGGATGCCAACCGAAGCTGTAAACTGTGACCAAGCAGGCCAGTCGTCCTGGTCAAAAGGATCTTCAATTGACACGACTTGAGGAAAGAAATGGACATATGAGTTAAATACCACATCCTGTTatgaaggaaacaacagaagGGATGAAGATGCTAATGATGCCATACACATTTCACGTTCCGCAAGCTGCAAACACACTCCTGTCAGCATAACAAGCCTTTCTGTGCTGTCACACATAATCAAAACATCCTCCACAGACCTGTGTGTCATGAGGAGAGAGCAGACTCTccagaaatctgtttttctctttgtttgctAGCCCTCTAGCAAATAAAGGCAGGACTGTGCCACTGctattcaaagaaaatgtgtttaccaACAGCAGTGATGCAGTAACTCTGAGAGTAATGGCCTTTCCGTTACAAATCTGCGCAAATCTTTGTTGacattctgctaatgtcgaaaaaacacaatttttgcaattgtggtgtttccattaaataagaaacacaatgacAATCAAACGTAGATAAACCTGTTTACGTGcttagtcattaaaaaacatgctgcatcATAATCCTCTCActgcttcctgtcgtcttctttgacCTTCTGGCCAGTCGTAACATCCGGCTGTTCCTGTCGTCTTGATGTGACGCCAAAGAAAGTGTTTCCGTCGCAGATTTGagaaattcatttatttctatgCAGCCGAAAGACCACCCGTCCTAAGGCaaacttttatcaaaaattattaataatttttttcaaaattatcatgtttccatttagcaaatacattttgtaatttccaTTTGCGCAGTTCTACAAACACACctaatgtacattttttttctaaacaaacaaaaaaaaaggtttttgtacaaggatgttgtttttaagacacatcaaaacatgtattttgcaaaagtgcaatggaaacactttttttgcgtCACACCAATCAatcacgtgatcaacagccggaAGTTACCACTGGTGAAAACGTCGAAGAAGACGCAATAGGagggtgatttatttatttattttttcagacaaTCTGAAACTCGTTGCATCCACAATAGAAAGTTGTGTTCtgagctcttctgtaaaatcgcGCACTACAATTTCTCCTAAATGCCTGCAGCCAGCGGCTCAATCAGACACTAGGATCTTCTGTGATAGCTGTCAGATGATGAGCACTAGCCATGTTTGAATAATGAACATATTTCATcataactgtttacatccatcaCTGCCATAATTTATATTGACTTATCActtgaacaagcttattcaagcatgatttaaagttaatttcttatttaacggaATTccgaaattgtgttttttcgacattagaaGAATACCAACAAAGATTTGGGCACATTCgtaatggaaaagcagctacTGGATGTCTCACAAAACCTGCTTTACCAACCTGGGTAATTATTAATGAAGCCCTGATAGATGCTGGCTAGCTCCTCAGCGCTGATGTTGCGGGCAGCGTTGGGCGGGGACTTGAAGTCCAGGTCATATTTACCCTCGCTGAAAAACTCAGAAGCGGCAACATCCATCCCTATGACCACTTTGTCAGTAAACCCCGCCTTTTCTATGGCGGTCTTTATCAGCTCCAAGGCTGACGGagaacaagtaaaaaaaaccaGTTAATACGGTATATGATGTTAGGAACCGTTTATAGGTGCGTGGACTTTTCACCTTCGCGGTTTTCTTGAATATTAGGGGCGAACCCTCCTTCGTCGCCCACATTGGTAGCATCTTGGCCGTACTTCTCCTTGATAACGCTTCTCAGAGTCTGGTAAAGCTCCGCCCCCATCCTCAGCGCGTCACGGAAAGACTCTGCACCCGCAGGCAGAACCATGAACTCCTGCATGGCCAGTCTGTTACCAGCATGCGAGCCCCCGTTGATTACATTAAAGGCCTGCAAGAGAAACACAACGGGAGGAAGCTTTAACATTGCTCTAATACATAATAAATATGGTTTGCTCTacaattaatcaataacaatatattgCGAATCTGATGGTAGAATCTTCAATATTGAGACAGAACCGCatagcattctgggggatgtagatAGAGGAAAGACTTTGGCGTTGATAACGCTAAAAAGTTAGCGTCATCAATTTACTAATTCGCTctttagttacctagcaactatttgttgagtaacttgtggttacctagcaacaacctagTAACTTGAGGCCACCGTGCCTCGGAACTgcgttaaaataaaaaaaataacagcggaggtaaaactggataaaacaagaaatgacaCGTCACCATTTTTGCTagaatttaagatatttaaaacattttcaaggtaagttttcaaatattttctacaccacattttggagataaaaacaatacaaattgactgaaaaaagaatattttaattcagtatTACATGACATTTATTACTAATGTTAGTTTTCTTTGTGGTAGTATCAATATTCTACAGCAGGGACAAGTTAAGCtaaaatttagcaaaatgtaataaaaaataatattttaataatattcctAATAATTTAGGAATATAAATTGTGACCTTTGCAATGAAATACAACTGTGAATTTATATTTCATTCaaatagaaatgtatttgtgaacagGATATTCcctcaaaatcaaaatatttgagaatcataatcaaagttttctaaaatgggcaaataaaagtttgtgttttgcaaataaaattttctctttgtaaaaataaataaataataattgattTGAATAAAGAAATTAGGCTTTGTAGACAAAAcgtattttcaaaaataaaatagtccATTAAATTGCATATGTTCTACTTACCTACATATGTATACTTCTGGCTGGTCTGATTATATAATTGAATTTTAAGAAGAAGcggtttattgatattttacaatttgttcatgagttttttttttatatttcctgcaacattttgctctttaaagaagtttaaaatCTTGATgtggtgaaaaatgaaaatttgtctTGGTTCtggcatgacaaaatgtggaaagattAAAGGCGTATCaataggcctgtcgcaataagcaataaataaattaattgtatgatgaattaaaatgagatcaataatttccatttgtatgatttatttttttctctttttttctctttctaagaAAAACTCGAGGAAACAAAGTCGtcagttttcttttgaataattttttttatagagacttcataattgattttatttgttatttttgctgttctgtttatttatttggggatatttaaaatgtcttctagttccagtgttaaatttaaagtttattaatctttcagactatgttcttgcattattttctcattaacaTATCACTTGCAAATgatctcaaaataacaatattttattgcaatatatTTTGGGAGAACTTATCAACCAGGAAAATTTGTTACTGGAacatatgaataattttatgtgaaaattacaatttgactggttataaaaacaaaataaaagctcactGGAACTGGGAGGACGAGATCCCCGTTTCCTGCCAGATCAGCGATGTGACGGTACAAGGGGACGCCTTTCTCCGCTGCACCAGCTTTGCATATAGCCAGTGATACTCCAAGAATAGAATTGGCCCCAAACTTGGCTGCGAGGAAACACAGAATCATCACACACAGATGCAGCTGACGCAGGCCGCTGCAGCTGCATGTCAGTGCGGATATCTCAGCACGAGAAACGCAGGCTCACATTTGTTGTCAGTGCCGTCCATTTCGATCATTATGTTGTCCAGCTTCTCCTGCTCCAGGACACTCACTCCCTGGGAGGAAAGCAGGCTGTCACAAACAGagtaaacagatttttcatgcTTCTCCTGCTCCTTCAGCAGCTGATACTCACAGACTGCAGGAGAGCGGGCCCGAGGGTGTCATTAATGTGAGCAACAGCCTTGGTAACACCTTaaaggacaaaaacacacattaaaattCACCAAGAGGAAGTGGAGAGAAGAGAAGGATGGATGCCTGCTAACGATTGTCACCTTTGCCCTTGTAGCGAGTCTTGTCGCCATCTCGGAGCTCCAGAGCCTCGTAGATGCCAGTCGACGCTCCGCTGGGCACAGCCGCCCTGAACAGACCTGGATTAGGAAAACAGGGAGGGGGGAAAGGGTTAAAGGTCGGAGAGACTGGAGGACATGATAGATGCTAAGGGAGTATGTTTTTGTCACCTTTGGCTGTGTGCAGATCTACTTCCACAGTGGGGTTTCCTCTGGAGTCGAGGATCTCCCTGGCAACGATGTTCACTATAGACATCCTGCAAAATCTTAAACGTTAGCCTCATTTTGATCGTTACAGCAGATTTtgcttaaaggggcagtattatgcattttcagCCACGTAGTATGATTTTATAGCTCAATCAAGGAACTAGGTTGctttcagttataaaaatgctgcaagtattaaatataaattcataatttaGCATCTTGCAAatgggcctctgtcactttaaggggcagtattacataaaatcaaccttttaatagcttttcatcatgttacaatgttattctctaatcaaaaacatacctggaatgttgccaaaaatcctttaatctccatggcaaccaatcagctgtgcaaaacgcctggttggacttAGCTCTGCCTTTGAcaacacagctgcagtttccaaacttccACACAGCtctctccttcagctccttcagactagccagcagcaattagtggAACCTGGTaaaactgtgcatctgctgagctcagaACAGGAGCTAGTTCTCAGTGCGACGCTGGTAGaaatgttaaagggttaatagaggagccatgttgtgataacttcctgaaggtggaatTTCAGAAAAGGTAGGAGTTTTCAAAAtgacagaggctcaatttcaagaCGATAAATTACAaagccaaatttattttaagtcgtTTTagatatagcatttttataacaactgaaggtaacatagttacttgattgtactTTAAAACGAGagtatgtggctggaaaacacataatactgcccctttaagaaactgctgctctttctgaaactctacATCATAACATGACTCCTCTATTAAACCTTCAACAAcattttaccagcgttgcactgagaagttgCTGATGTAATGAGAGCAGCAGATGCaaagttccaccaggtgtttgctaattgctgctggctagtctgaaggagcggggggggggggggggcttaaAACCTGCAACACTGGGGAGGAGCTGTGCCTTGAAGGCGGGGCAAAGTCCAACCAGgctttgcacagctgaatggttaccatggagattaaaggatttctcatacatgcatgaaagaatcaaaacaacaatccaggtgtatttttgatgagggaacaacaTTATAACTTAATGCAAAGCTAAAGAAGTAGATTTaaacataacactgcccctttaagtccATGCAGAAAAATTTGACAGAAGGAAATGAGCAAGTGAGGTGGGTGGCAATGAAAAATGGATGATAGGTCTTCAATTAAACAATaagataaaatgatcaaaatgcaTTTCACTGCAGCCCACAGTCATAAGGAAGAGCTTTCACACTTGCTTCCTCTCATGGACTCACACTGTGATTACAGTGACGCAGCCTGATGGATGGAAAGCTGTGGAATCTAGGCTCCCTGTGAAGAGGCTCTCACACGCAGTAAGAgctgaaaacataaatcaaaaccCAATAATGCATatctattaaaaaataaaaacatttcagcccTTGAGCCTGTCCAGAATCTGTGCAATCTCAGCCAGTGACTGATATTATGGAGAGACAGAAGACAAACATGCAGCAGGGGAAGAGAgggatgaggaagaggatgctTGGAGGGGatggaagaaagaaatggatcaatcttttttttaacgttACCTGCTGTGTGTTTGATCCTGGTGGAGAGAGTCAGTCGGCAAATGACAGGGGGAGGCAGAGGGATGAGGAGCTGGGAGAAAGAGCGCTGAGAACGTGTGACGTGAAAGGAGGGAGGGGGAGCGAGTCACGGGAAGAGGGAGCGAAATGAAAGATGGATTGGCATGGCTGGAGTCACATggatctttgttttaattaggaTGAAgattatcttttaaaaaaaaatccttttatttcacCAGCAAATTTCCTCATAAAAAAAGGGTGTTGGTGTCAAGTCCAGAAACGACTCCATCCCGCTGCAGGCAccaatttataaagaaaaagaaacaaacacatctgCTGTCTCGATGACAGGCAGCAGACATCACAACAAAGCAAACCCTGTAAGACAGATCTGTGCACAAAGTGGGTCATGTTGTCAGAGAACATCGAAGACGAAACCACATGGATGAAAGGAGACAAGGAGACAGGTAGACAGGTaacaggagctgcagctgctggaagGAGCATTTAAAAATAGCCACAGAGGTAATTAAAGACACAGAGCACACAGCaggaggcagaaagagagccGCTATGGGTGatttgtctgaaaatgtttctccGTTTCCAATATCATGTACAGATTCGTGGTTTGGAGGTCTGTTGTTACGTCATAACAAAATTCAACATATTCTATgagaattttatgtgacaatcCAACgcatttcaaaaacatctgaaaagtgtggcatgcatttatatttagatCCCCAGAAGCCACATGAAGTGCACGCTTTGTCACGCGTTACAAAAGAATTCAGCACATTTTGAGGGGATTGACCAAGACAAGCTGGAGCATTTCAagagttttgaaaataaaaatctgaaaagtgtggcatgcatttatctttCGATCCCCAGAAGCCACATGACATGAACACTCACGTTTGGAGGACTGTTGAACCTTTGGTCTAGTTACAGCCAATCACTTTAAGATCACTTAAAACCTTTGGGGATTTTAAGCGATCAACCAACACAACGTAgagcatttcaaaacaaattctgaAAAGTCTGGCATGCATTTATGCTCAGACCCTTTTCCCCCTATTCCACTAACAAAAACAGTATACCTATGTATAATTTTAGTACAAATAAGTTGTgggaaggcctcagaggtttgatTGAGGGCTGCGGTAAAGAAATGTAGCAGCACATTGCTGTGGGTCTTAATTGAActagaatggtctagtcaaagtccaaacctaaatccaattgagaatctgtacCAAGGCTTGAAGACGAACATTACAATCC contains the following coding sequences:
- the LOC122830995 gene encoding gamma-enolase-like, which produces MSIVNIVAREILDSRGNPTVEVDLHTAKGLFRAAVPSGASTGIYEALELRDGDKTRYKGKGVTKAVAHINDTLGPALLQSGVSVLEQEKLDNIMIEMDGTDNKSKFGANSILGVSLAICKAGAAEKGVPLYRHIADLAGNGDLVLPVPAFNVINGGSHAGNRLAMQEFMVLPAGAESFRDALRMGAELYQTLRSVIKEKYGQDATNVGDEGGFAPNIQENREALELIKTAIEKAGFTDKVVIGMDVAASEFFSEGKYDLDFKSPPNAARNISAEELASIYQGFINNYPVVSIEDPFDQDDWPAWSQFTASVGIQVVGDDLTVTNPRRIQRAVEEKACNCLLLKVNQIGSVTEAIKACKLAQENGWGVMVSHRSGETEDTFIADLVVGLCTGQIKTGAPCRSERLAKYNQLMRIEEELGDQARFAGHNFRNPSVL